Part of the Mus caroli chromosome 1, CAROLI_EIJ_v1.1, whole genome shotgun sequence genome, ATTTGCTGTGCTGACAGAGCCAAGTGCTGGCAGAATATTTGATATTGTCATTGCTATGGCCCATTACCTGCTTTCTATATGTAAATGCATACACTATGTAGATACTTCTGCATCTTTATTATTAAACTGCAAGCTGGTCCCTGGAAATCACCACAATAGAAGCCCCGCATCCGTCTCTTTTGACTTCATTAGCTTGCCCTCCCCCCTCCCGGTAGCCTCAGTATCCTCATTTGAACAGGGGCGAGCTGTGCCCGCTTCATGAGGCTGCTAAGGCGTCAAAGCATGTTATAGCCCAATCAAGGTGGTTGGTGCGGTCTGGGCCCTGTCAATCACTAGTCACCAAGGTCCCTTCCCATTCGTTCTCTCCTCATGCTTGCTCCCTCTCCTCTAGGGCTTgggaagagcagagggagaaatAAAGTAGGTGAGCCAACCACTCTCTGCAGCAATGGCAGCTAACAGCCATGATGGACAAAGACAGCATCAGTTTTGAGTCACTCCCCTACATCAGCAGGGACCTTGAGATATGGAGAGTGAGATTCCAGGGCAGGGCCTCACTACCTGGGTGACTGCACCCACTGCTGTGAGTTAGGACACTGCTTGTCCTTCTGGATCTTGGCTTCCTCTCATGTCCCTGGGGCCACCGGTCCTTTGGCCTCCCAGGCTGACGTAGTAGACACCAGGAGATGACCTTGGCCTCTAgccctgtttcttttcttggaCCCTCTCCATTCCACACGCTGTTATAACTGAACTTGTAGGTCCTGCCCGTCATTTATCACCGACTTTGGCTCCCAACTTGCAGActtcccccaccctgttcctTCTGTAATCCTCCCCAGTGACATCACTAACCACGCAGATGGTGACCTGGCTGTACTCTGACCTCCGAGTGGCTGGTTGTGATAGCGCATGCCAGCAGGAAATGCTGAAGCAGCAGAGGCTTAGGTTCCTGCCTGATCTATAGTTTGACTCTGACACATTAGTATGGCTTTACACAAGTTACCTGAACCTGTCACTATCTAATACCGGAACTATCCAACACCCGAGGCACTGAGGCATTACATGTACCAAACACAGTAGTGCCTACACAGTAGGCATCGGGAAGAGGCATTCACCTCCACACCCCAGAGTagggtatgtctgtctgtctgcccctgcccctccccctctcccctcccccctctaaCCCTGGCTCTCTTCTGGGCCTTACATCACTACATCCTCTTTACACATGTTTTCACTGGgtcttgttttcttcccttctctggctAATCGTTGCTTATGCAGCCCAAGTGGGATTTCCTTGGGGGAGCCCCCTGGGAGTCCCTGACACATACTGGTCATCAGCCCAGCTGTATGTGCAGTTTCCTTTTTTCACTCCCTTATTACTTGATACCTGGGGTTTGGCCGTTGTATACTCGGGTGTCACAACAGTCCTTCTTCCAGGGGCTTCGGGATCTACAAGCACAAGTGgttttttgtcaactttataACTCTAGCATCTAAGCCATGCGTGGTGGCGTGTGCCTTGGATTCCtggacttgggaggctgaggcaggtggatctctgcgagtttgaggccagcctggtctatagagtaagttcaaggatagccaggggctacatagtgaagcctTGTCTAAatgagcaagcaaacaaaccagaaggaaacaaaaacttCCAGCTAATAGCCAAGGACCTGATATATAACAAATGCTCAGTGaattcttgagagagagagagagagagagagagagagagaggagagaaagagagaggaaagagagaggagagagagagagaggagagaaagagagaggagagagagaggagagagagagagagagagagagagagagagagagagagagagagaNNNNNNNNNNNNNNNNNNNNNNNNNNNNNNNNNNNNNNNNNNNNNNNNNNNNNNNNNNNNNNNNNNNNNNNNNNNNNNNNNNNNNNNNNNNNgaggagaggagaggagaggagaggagaggagaggagaggagaggacccTCTGGAGGACTCAAGACATGCATAATCAATGCTTGTTATTGAAGGCATCATCTCCTTTGGGGGCATTCTCAAAAGTCCTCTCCTGTCCCTAGATATCTGAGAATTCTCCGTGGCCTTCCATTTAGAAGGCTGTTGTCTCTGAGGCAAAAACACATTTCTTACCGCACGACTAGAGACTGAGACCAGTCTCTCTCATTGTCATTGCTGCTCGGAGCCAGCAGAAAAGCACTCATGACACACACTTAGAATAATAGTGCATCTGAGCCAGGACTGCCCTTGGGGTCCATTCAGCTGTTTCATGGGGGccaagagaggggagagaagggtcCAATCTCAATGTCGCACAGCAAGTTCTCAGTAGAACCTAGGGCTTTCCCGTGCTCATCGCCAGTCTCTAGTTCTTCTTGCATTTGATAAGTAGCAAACTCCACTGTGGCCAAGAGGCATGGGCACAGACATCACTTGGCTGCAAAGGGATGGAGGAGACACCCTGGAGGCCACACCTCTCAGCCACAGCAGAAGACCGTCCATGATGTCAGGGTCTCCCTTGTAGAATTGATGGGCCATTTGAAGTGGTCCCTGAGAAATAATCAGGAAGAAGGGTAGAGTGGGTACCTTAGGGAGAGTAAATACTGCCAGCCTGGGGCCTAGGGTCAGGTCACTTCGACAGCTCTGCTAGGCTTCTGTGAGGgtacagggaagaaggaagggggcaAAAGGATAGGTCTAAGGGACTGAAGGGCCAGTAGGAGGGGGTCAGCTGGAAGCCAACTGCCCTTGAGACCCCCTTTCTTTTAGAGCTACCCTTCTGTCCACCATCACTAACCCCAGGAGGGGACACCCCAGCCCTCTCCCTGATGCCAGAGGTTAGATGAAATGTTACTTTTCCCACTAGGCAGCAGCCAAAGGAATCACCCATGATCAAGATGGAAGACTGGGGCAGAGCCTAGGAGGAGCCAGCTAGGGGTGATTTGAAGGTTAATATAGAAGGTGCAGGCTCAGGGGCATGAGTGGTAGGGTCTGAGTTAGAGGTTTGAAGCCAGGGTCTATGCTGTCTGTACCCTGACCTCATGCTTGAACAGCACAGTTCCTCATTAGCCTCTGTCTAAGCTAGAGGTTGCAGGGCCAGGCCAAACAGGGACTCTAGAGTCATTGGGCTCAGCCACCCTTCCCACACACCCATGCCTGCCACTGCTCTGCTCTGCAACCAGGTCCTGCTTATCCTATACCTACCTAGCTTTGTCTCACAGGCTAGGATTTATCAGGGCTGCCCTGCCATGGGCCTTGTTGGGCGCCTGGCGTGGGAAAATAAAGGAGGTGAGACCTGTGTCCCACCAGAGCTCAGAGAGACCGGGCGGGCAGACAGCAGGGGAAGGCACTGGGTGGTCTGGCAGCTGGAAACGCTGGGAGGCCTTCTTGGGGGAGATTAGATGAAGCTCTTCaggggaaggcctattccatgACTCCAGCATGGTGAGTCTATATGAAAGGAGGTAGTCTATGGTTTTCGAGCTTTattgtagaagagagagagagagagaaggtagagaagtagaggccagtcaTTGCcatgaagaaggaagggggagaaggagagcaaaAGGTAagagtaagaaaacaaaagcttaagagagagaggaggaggcaagcagccaGGTAACTCTGGGGGTGGAGTCTGGAcagcctacatgactgatggccacagaattatggagctgggtcctcggccagaaaacaggctgcctttcatggtcccacaggtCCTGGAGTAATAAATCAAAGCAGAGCCTGTGATACACGGTGTGTATAAAAGAAGGCTCAGGGGGTCTGGGCTACACAGCTCTTAGAAAGCCTTGGCTGAACCAGATGGACAGGAGGAGGATGCCTCTCTGGGCACTCTTGTTGCTCTGGAGTCCTTGCACCTTCAGTCTCCCAACACGCACCGCTACCTTTGAACGGTAACTTGGGCAGAGAAGGGGTGGCAGGGTACAGGAACTGGCACCTTACTAACGCCCTCAGCTGTCTATACGTTGGGTCATCCAGTCCTTTTGGCCAGCCAGTCAGGGATGTATGATCCTGCTCTGACAATCCTAGGGACTAGCCCAAAGCCCTAATAGACGGCCATAATTAAGGGGTCCCACAACTCCCACTTCTACTACTTTAAAAAGGGAGGGCTCACTGGAGTGACTGTGTCATTTGTGGTGAAAATTTTGGGTGGAGTGGAAGTATCAGAAGAAACATGTAGGCCAGAGGAGTAACATGAGTATCAGTTAATTAATCTAGATAGACATTAAGTTTTCCTTGCGACCATGTAACTTCCCCCAAGTTCAGCAGCCGTTTGGCTTTGGCGAGAGAGTTCATCTGTAGCTGGAAGACCTCAAGTCTGTCCTCTGTTGGGTTCAGCTCGTGTCTCTGGATCTCAGCGTGTCTCGGGAGTCTTGCGTCAGATGAGGTGTCTGGAGGAAGGCAGCTTTGTGGTCTGCAGGTCTCAGGAGACAGCGCTGTCTTTACTGGATCTGCGGCTGCAGGCACTGtccttttcttttgtggggaTAAACCTGTGGGGCAATCACAGCAGAGGAGCGGGATGTCTGCATAGGGTGGATGGGGAGCGTTAAGCCTGCAATGGTTTGCTTGGAAGCACATCCTGGCCCGTTGTTAGGATCCTAGAAAAGCAAGGGTGTTTGAGGAATGTAGCCCTGGAAGGCATCCTTTAAGTGTGCTTTgaatggctgaggaagaaaatatcatgttaattGTGTATCTGGGATAGGCAGTAACAGATTGTCTGCAAAAGGAAGCTGGTTGTCAGTTAAGGATTGGATGACGGTAATCAGCATAGTTAATTTGACCCGGGGAAGCATATTAGATGGCTTTTGGCCCTTAAAGGAAATCATGAATGCTAcggagaaaaataaacattaaaataaagaagcaagaaaattttgggttgaaaagcTTCACTAGCAGCAGATGAGGGTAAGCAGCAAGCTAATCTCACCAATCCTCAGTGCGCCATTCAAAAACAGGATGAAAGCAGAGCCCGCTTCACCGGCTGCTTTGAAGATTTGATGAGAGGATACGGCAGCATAGCACTTCCGATGCCATGCGGGGAACGGTGTAAGAAGCCATGGTTACAGCATGGATTACCACGGAGTGTAGGAAAGGGAAGGCTCCTGGCAGCCCCACGAGGGAGGATGAAACAGCCATTCAGTGCAGTTCCAGGGCTGTGGGGAGAAGGCTTCTTGAggcaggagcagggcagaggcaagagaaggcTCACCCAGCAATGGTCTGGGGACCTCAATGAGGAAGTCCTGAAAGAGTCGAGGCAGTGAGAGCTGTGAATCTGCTTGGTGCTTAGGAGCTGGTGGGTTGCTTTCATCCTAAATTGAGTCTTCAGACATCAGCACCCATGTTGCAGATGGGGATACTAGGGATGTCCTCCAGGAAGGTCTGAGGACTCACTGGTCTTTGTTTCCAAAGCCCCGCCATCTTGCTCCCAGCATGCGGCAGAGAGTGTGGAATTAACTAGAGGGCGTGGGGTTCTGTGCTCCCTGCTCTGTGTAAAGTATTGAGCAAGTCACCTTGAGGGGCTGAGCAATGGGCTTTCTTCTCAAGGCCATTGccttacatacacacaatgtCCAGCCTCTAAGCTGAAGGCAGCCCGCTTAGCCTGAGCTGTGACTGGGCAAGACAACCATCAAGGTGCCAGAGGACGAAGAGGTTAGTGAATGCTCAGAACTGCGTAGCATGCCCTCAGCATCAGGTGGCTCTATCTCCGTTGTCCCTGTAGGCTAGGCTTGTGGAGAACACTCAGGGGAAATGAACCCATTGGCTGGCATCCTTGGTGAGAGCATCTAGGTATGGGCTTGGGTCATGTCTTGAAAGATTAAGGATCTAGGAGAGGAATAGAAGGgggttttatgtttattttcttttgggacaGAGCCTCATTCtggagcctggaactcactatatagaccagactggcctcaaacccacagagatcagccttcctctgcctcctgagaactgaAATTAATGTCACGCCCTACCACACAACAGAGAGGTTTTCTATAAGAGGAAGGGCCATGGGTCTTTTCGGGAAATGGTGGAGAAAAGACCTGGCTTCCTCCTTTGAAGAGTGGGGAAATAAAACACACCCAACTGGTGAGATGGGTCAACTAACACAAGAGTGGAAATACTTGCAAGCCGTGCTAGGACTAAGTCATTTCTGCTGGAGATTACGTGGATAGGTGTGAAATATGGGCAAAGCTGGGAGGTGAGGGCACAGAGTGCCAGGAGGAAGGTTAAGAGGGCTCTCTGGATGTCTGGGAAAGCCCTGGCTCAGGGCTGGTGGCATCTTCCTCCAACTGCAAAATAGTCTGTCtggtcctggcagtcctggataggaaagacagacagacagagcatgGACTGTCTCTGCTTGGCATTTCTGAGTCATTTTCATCCCTGTGAACCTTCAATGTCTCCGCCGCCGCCGGAAACCAGGGAGCTAGCTGTCATGTGGTTTGTATGAGGGTGTGTGCCAGGCAGCTGGCCAGAGGCCAGGAGTAGCTCAGGAAGCTGCTGTTCTAAATGAAATCTCTTGAATTTTGCCAGTCAATAATGATTGGAGGTGAGGAGGGGCCCGGGATTCAGGTCCAAGACACATCAGTCCCCAGGTGAGGCACACAGGCAAGCTATAGACACTGGCCGATCCGATCTGAGTCAAGCTAGGTTCATTGGGCACACATCACCTGGCTCTGTGATACCCCAGGGAGCAACAAGTCCTTGCAGCCTGCTGTGGGCATCTGCTGCCACTTACAGGCCATCCGTGGTACTGCCTTGCCCGTCGATCCGAGGAGATGGCAAGAGGCTGTATAGGCCTTTATGTTCCTCTCCAGAACAGTGAGGCATAGAGTCGGTGTTCAACACACGATGATAATggtagacagatggacagacggacTGActggtggatggacagatggacggaCGGATGAACAAACTGCTTTATGTAACTAAAATAAGATCTGGGAATTACTTAGTACCAGGATAAGTGACTCCAAGAAACCCCGGGGCACTAAAAGTGATTCGTAATTGCATGGGAGAGGGTTAGTGTTAGACGTACCAAAAAGCAAGGCGACATCTGGGCTCTGCCAACGTTGGAGCACTGCATGactcttctgcttttcttcctctaccCTGGAGCAGAATCCCACTCAAGAAAATGCCCTCTGTCTGGGAAATCCTGGAGGAGCGGGGAGTGGACATGACCAGATTCAGTGCTGAATGGGGAGTATTCACAAAGAGGCCTTCCTTGACCAATCTTACCTCCCCCGTGGTCCTCACCAACTACCTGAATGTGAGTCCTGGCTCATCTGctatctccttttctctctgggaCTAGCAGGCCCCCACCCCTTCCACACCATGTTTGACTGAGAGCCAAAGATCACCCCATAGAACTATTTACCAGCCGAGAAGTCTGGTGGGGAGGGGCTGttgtgattgttttgttgtttggtttggtttgtttttgagacagggtctcactgtgtagcctggcaagcctggaactcactttgtagaccaggctgacctcgaactcacagagttctacctacctctgcctcccaggtgctgggattaaaggcatgtgacatcGTGTCCAGCCATTTTAATTGCTTTGATTAAGCTTCCATGGCCCAGCGAGCCTCCTGTATTCCAGGACAGCAGAAGACAATGCTGAGTCCTCACATCTCAGCAAAAAGAAAGCCAAGAGCCAAGAAGGGGACCAGGCATGGCCCCCAAACCAGAGGCCCCCAAGCCTTAAATCCCcattttccttctgcctcccacagACCCAGTACTATGGCGAGATCGGCATCGGTACCCCACCCCAGACCTTCAAAGTCATCTTTGACACGGGTTCGGCCAACCTCTGGGTGCCCTCCACCAAGTGCAGCCGCCTCTACCTTGCTTGTGGTAAGAGTCAAGCCTCGTGCCTCTcccccagctctgcctgctgcACCTATGGTCTGCTTCTCCTCAGCTCCACACCACTGatctgaggaagagagaggaagtgtctctcttctttctgaaatGGCAACCAAGATGAATAAGCCAGCTTTGGGAAGTGCCTGGGCACCTGGAAGGCCTTTTGCCAGTGTCCCAAGGATTCAGACAGGAACAAAGTTGTAAACCCACTCCAAGTCTTGAGGCTTTTCCGATGCTCCCATGCCAAGTACTTACTCTGTGCCCAGAATCCTCTTTGGCACTATATCAGTGTTAGCAATGGCTTTAGAACTCTTTGAAACAAAGGTCTCAGAAGCACAAGCacataagatgaaacaaaaaaccACTATCCTTGACTGGTATACATTTTTCTTCCAAGCTGGAGACTCAggaaactaaacacacacacacacacacacacaagtcttcaACCATGTTCATCACTTGTCCCACTTGTCCTGCCTCTGAGTCTTCTATGTAAATCAATCTCTCTTGTTCTGACTGGGGCCTGTAACCCTCTGCTAGGGATTCACAGCCTCTATGAGTCCTCTGACTCCTCCAGCTACATGGAGAATGGGTCCGACTTCACCATCCACTACGGATCAGGGAGAGTCAAAGGTTTCCTCAGCCAGGACGTGGTGACTGTAAGTAGGATCACCTTTATTTACCCACAGGGCCCATGTGGTTCCAGCCAGGTATACTCCAGccctaccccctaccccacccccacccccctgcaggAGCCTGGGAAGTTGAAGTGCAGCCTCCTTGGCAGCTTCTAGCTGAAGCTCCGAAGGCCAATTGCAGTAGAGCAACTGCTGACACTGATGCACAAGGCTTTGCATCTAActtgcatgtgggtgtgtgcctAAACCCCACAGTTTCCTTCCTAGTAACCAGCCTGACTTTGCTAGTTGAGACCAGGTTTGGAGTATTGAGATTAAGGATCAGGGGTTTGTGTCTGAGcagttttgatttctttccttcagtgtctaaGCCTTTCCTGTTCTGGCATCTCTCAGCCCCGCTGTGCCAGAGGTAGAGAAAGACACCTATAGAGGTCCAGAGGAAATCAGTGCGAGCCCTTCCCTCGCACCACCCCCGTGGaatctgggggaggggcagaaagggAAGCCCTGTTATGATGAGGGCATCCTCAGCCTTGGCTGGTGGGGCTAGCACGAAAGCAGGCCTCTAGGAAGGTTCCGGTCACCTGTCTGGCAGGACCTCTTTCTCAGCCTTTACAGCACGAGTCACCCCCATCTCTCTGGGCCCCAAGCATAGAGGTGTTGACAGTGTGTGTGCAGACTTGACGGAATAGTCTTACCTTAACTGCTGTACAGAGCGTGTGTATCTCTGCTGCCCTGGTATGAAAGCCAGAGCAGATCCCAGCCAAGGTTAGGCAGTAACCTCTGTCCCTTCTGGTTCTTCTCTCACAGGTGGGTGGAATCACTGTGACACAGACCTTTGGAGAGGTCACCGAGCTGCCCCTGATCCCTTTCATGCTGGCCAAGTTTGACGGTGTCCTAGGCATGGGCTTTCCTGCTCAGGCCGTTGGCGGGGTTACCCCTGTCTTTGACCACATTCTCTCCCAAGGGGTGCTAAAGGAGGAAGTGTTCTCTGTCTACTACAACAGGTGGGCCTTTGACACCAaggccagggcagggaggggcgGAGAACAGGGAGAGCAGCCCACGTCCAGTTCAGGATTTATATGCTTCTAATTAGGTGGTCCTCAATCCCCATCTAGAACCACAGTAGCCAATTAGAACAAATGGAAGTCAAGCATTCAGTCCCCAGGGACTGGCCGCACAGATACAGCCAGCTTCATGCCTTTGTTTATCTGTTCTCTCATTGATCTGGTTAGTACTCTGTTACCATGTGCTGTGGTAGGCTCCAGGGGTGGACAGTGAACACACAACCCCTGCCCTCCATCCtcacccctgccctcccctcacTGTCCAGAAGGGGGGATGAGAGGTACAACACAATGAGTGCCATTCTGAAGCTGCAGATGGTTTTCAGTTCTGGGCCAGGATTCTGGGCAGTTCAGCCAGGCCTGGGGAAACTGGTCAGTGCCCCAGCAGGGCTGGGATCTGCTGCCAGTGGTCTGAGCTGGAGGTAAGATCGTTACGGGTAGGAATAGAGGCCAGGGGTGGTGAGAGTGGAAGGGAGTGGTGGCCTGGAACAATCTCAGAGGAAGCAGGAGTCTCTGGATCATGACTCCGGCAGACTTCTGTGCAAAAAGGGGCATTGAGCCAACGACACCACTTGGAGGCTCCTGCAGTCAGTGGTCTTGGGACTGTGTTTCAAAGAGACCAGAAAAACAAAGTGGCTAAGAGTGGAAGTAGATGTCAGAAAGGAGGTGGGGGGGACTCCACAAAATGTGGGCAGTTCTGAAAAATTCAACAGGGAAGGAGATGTGGGGCAGCGTGTGGGGTAAGATCCAGAGAGAAGCGGGATAGGGGAGGTGGGTGCTCTGAATGCTAGAGGATGCTTGAGCACTGCTGTGGGTGGAAGAAGGAGAGCTGTGGAAACACATGCATGAGGCTGAGAAGCAGGAGCCCTGGAAGGGATGAGGACCCAGCAACAGGTAGCAAGCAGGCCTGGGAAGCAGGGACCTGCTTCCTTTCCCTTGggctgggaagaaaggaagatctAGATAAGTCACTGACTCTTGCACAGAACCTGTGTACACCTAccccatgtacacatgtgcacatacacatgtgtgttgtgAATTCTAAGAAACTCCTTCATATATACATGAGTATCTTAAAAACCACCCCCAGGCAGTCCTGGGCTGAGAGAGCATCATGCCCGTGGAGAGGGAAGTGAGGGCAGTCAGCTCTGGTTGGGAAGGAGAGCCTGGCTCCAGCCATTTGGTGACTCAGTTGCCTGAGAGGTGAAAATTAACCTCTACCAAACAAGGGTTGCTGACTCTTGCCTACGAAGAAGGTCTCTCCTCTGTGTCCCTCTTTGCCTCAGCGGAAATCATAAGGAGGGAGGAGCCCCATATGGCCCCAAGCTCCAATACTTCCCAGACCCTTACCCTGGAATGATAcccaccacccacacactccATTCATCAGGCCCAACTCCACTAAATGTCTGCCTTCTCCCTAGCGTCTGCTCCACATACCTGGGAATGGCGTGATTTGTCACTTGTCTGCATCTACCCAATGTCCTTGAGCTAGACAGTTTTCTGGGGGCAGGAGAACAGTCCTAGAAATACATCTGTTACACTTAGGGAGGATCCAACAGGGGAAAATACAATGGGGTCTGTGTGCCTCCTGATGACAGCTTACAGCCTTGCCACCTACCCACTAAACCCTTCCTCTATCCCAAAACCCTCTGCCCTACCCCACACCAGACTCCACTCTCCTTCATCCCTGTATCTCGGGTATGTCTCTAACTtccaatgttcttttctttagAGGTTCCCACCTGCTGGGGGGCGAGGTGGTTCTAGGAGGCAGCGACCCGGAGCATTACCAAGGCAATTTTCACtatgtgagcatcagcaagaCTGACTCCTGGCAGATCACGATGAAGGGGTGGGTCAGCAAGCGTAACTCTCCCAACCATGCAAACTGATGTCACTGTGTGATTGGGGTGGGCTGGGAATGGGATGAGGGGGACACTTCTTAGGGCACAGCCACCATCTGCTCTCTGCTTGCTCTGTCCAGGATGGGGGCATGAAAATTtgaggatgggaaggaagggacTCAGGGAAAGGAGGTGGAGTCTGGGGGGTACATGCTGATGCAAGGAACAGTTAGTACCTTTCCATAGTGCCTCGGCCCTCTTCCAGTTCATCATCAGACCATGTATGGCCTCCTATCACACTACCCTAAATTGGGAAAGGCATGCAGGTGGTGGGAAAGGGGTGCCCGACAGCTTCTACCTGCctgccttgtctgtctgtctgcctgcctgcctgcctgcctgcctgcctgcctgcatgcatgcctgcctgcctgcctgccagtctAACTGTAGCCTCTGCAGGGTGTCTGTGGGGTCTTCCACCCTGCTGTGTGAAGAAGGCTGTGCAGTAGTGGTGGACACTGGTTCATCCTATATCTCGGCTCCTACGAGCTCCCTGAAGTTGATCATGCAAGCCCTGGGAGCCAAGGAGAAGAGAATAGATGAAGTAAGAGATCCATGGggagagctgggtggtggtgagggGTGGGAGCAGCACTGTGTGGCTCCAGCCTGCAAACCATCCAGACAGCACTGGATTGGAAACAAagctttcccctcctcccctctctcacccccTGAGTGTATGGCATGTCTTCCATAGAAGGTGACCAGACACTGGCACAGGCTCTCTGGCACAGGGCGCTCTAGTCTGCTTCGAGCCTTCCACCCTGACAACCCCTCTCTTTATTCCCCCAGTATGTTGTGAACTGTAGCCAGGTGCCCACCCTCCCCGATATCTCCTTCGACCTGGGAGGCAGGGCCTACACACTCAGCAGTACGGACTACGTGCTACAGGTGAGGCTGGGAGAAGGGTGGGCAGGAGCCACTGAAGGGGGACAGGTGTAATGTACAGATCCCCCAGTAGACTCGTGGTTGATGAATGCGGCTCATGTCATCATCTGGAGAATTTTTAGCAATCCTGGTACCCAGGCCACATACAAGTCTCGCCTAGCAGATCAGAGCTTCCACAACAGGCACCTGGGAATCGGAGTTTTAAAACACTCCCCAGTAGGTTCCATTATGAAGCTCTGCTGTGACTCAATGAGCCCCCTCTCTCCATTATTGAGTAGCCCTCTTTCTAGTCCTCCATCCTTTTCATGCTCCTGGACTTAGAGAAGTTCAATGACTTGTTTTGGGTCAGAAGCTAAGCGAGACCGTGAGCAAGGGGTAGACACACCATTTGCCTGATACCTACTACAGTGCCTGCCTACCCCAGGAAGGCTgggatttaggataggtaaaacaGCTCTGGGAGGAGGTAGGAGAGAGGAGGCATACACTGAAGACTGTTGCTCCACTCTCGAGGTGGGAATGGGTTGTGTGGCAAGCAGTAGAGCAAGTCTCTGCTTCTTGCCAGTATCCTTACAGGAGAGACAAGCTGTGCACACTGGCTCTCCACGCCATGGACATCCCACCACCCACTGGGCCTGTCTGGGTCCTGGGTGCCACCTTCATCCGCAAGTTCTATACAGAGTTTGATCGGCATAACAATCGCATCGGATTCGCCTTGGCCCGCTAAGGCCCTCTGCCACCCTGTGACCCTAGGCCAAGCCAAGCTGGCACTCCTAGGGGCCATTTTGTCTGGCTTTGTCCCCAACATAGGGACACTGGATACAGAGCCCCTGACAAGTGTTTGCCCCTTCGCCTGCACTCACCCTTCCCTGCTTTAaggaaaaacagaataaagattTCATGTTTAAAGCCTGTTTCGGATGGGTTCTTTGGAGTTTGGAGGAGGCACACCTGCATGGTCACACGTGGAGAAGGCTATGACAGGTGAGGCCAGAGATGGGGGTTTGTTAGTGAAGtgcttgcttttccagtgtgagaacctgagtttgattccaggaacccacattaaaacaaacaaacaaacaaacaaacaaacaaacaaacagggctggagagatggctcagcagttaagagcactgagtgttcttccagatgtccttgcgtttaattcccagcaaccatgtggtggctcacaaccatgtgtat contains:
- the Ren gene encoding renin, with the protein product MDRRRMPLWALLLLWSPCTFSLPTRTATFERIPLKKMPSVWEILEERGVDMTRFSAEWGVFTKRPSLTNLTSPVVLTNYLNTQYYGEIGIGTPPQTFKVIFDTGSANLWVPSTKCSRLYLACGIHSLYESSDSSSYMENGSDFTIHYGSGRVKGFLSQDVVTVGGITVTQTFGEVTELPLIPFMLAKFDGVLGMGFPAQAVGGVTPVFDHILSQGVLKEEVFSVYYNRGSHLLGGEVVLGGSDPEHYQGNFHYVSISKTDSWQITMKGVSVGSSTLLCEEGCAVVVDTGSSYISAPTSSLKLIMQALGAKEKRIDEYVVNCSQVPTLPDISFDLGGRAYTLSSTDYVLQYPYRRDKLCTLALHAMDIPPPTGPVWVLGATFIRKFYTEFDRHNNRIGFALAR